From one Bacteroides intestinalis DSM 17393 genomic stretch:
- a CDS encoding dienelactone hydrolase family protein — protein MKRITTIFLIVLFGHLGIIAQTDTTAYGVVKNMPVFYEQLKQQLTFPMAWGNSPVRKFETWRTLARETLLDCMQNFPPAPADYAMEVIATEQRNGYKAQKILFNVSKWCRIPAYLLIPDGEGPFPAVVMLHDHGAHFSIGKEKMVRPFGVSTEIMADADDWASRCYDGQYTGDYFAEHGYVVLSIDALFWGDRGRKEGVSYDGQQALASNFLQMGSSWGAFIHIDDVRSAEFLASLPCVNKNKVGCVGFSMGAYRSWMLAAITDCIKASASICWMNTTEYLMTLTNNQNKGGSAYSMLIPNLRRYLDYPHTASIACPKPTLFFNGSQDKLFPVEGVKDAYNIMQTVWQSQKASDRLVTKIWEEKHFFNKEMQKETLEFFDKWLK, from the coding sequence ATGAAACGCATTACAACCATTTTCCTAATAGTTCTCTTCGGACATCTTGGCATAATTGCACAAACTGACACCACCGCCTATGGTGTTGTAAAAAACATGCCTGTCTTCTATGAGCAACTGAAACAGCAACTTACCTTTCCAATGGCATGGGGCAATTCCCCCGTCCGTAAATTTGAGACATGGCGTACCCTGGCACGGGAAACCTTATTGGACTGTATGCAGAATTTCCCCCCTGCTCCCGCTGATTATGCCATGGAAGTAATCGCTACCGAACAACGCAATGGATATAAAGCTCAAAAAATACTATTTAATGTATCGAAATGGTGCCGCATCCCCGCCTATCTGCTAATACCTGACGGTGAAGGTCCTTTCCCGGCAGTCGTTATGTTGCACGATCATGGTGCACACTTTTCCATCGGTAAAGAAAAAATGGTTCGTCCATTCGGAGTAAGTACTGAAATCATGGCAGATGCAGACGACTGGGCATCCCGTTGCTACGACGGACAATATACAGGGGACTATTTTGCCGAACACGGTTATGTAGTACTTTCCATTGATGCCTTATTCTGGGGAGATCGCGGACGGAAAGAAGGAGTGAGCTATGACGGACAACAGGCATTAGCTTCCAATTTTCTGCAAATGGGGAGTTCATGGGGAGCATTCATCCATATAGATGATGTACGAAGTGCAGAATTTCTGGCTTCACTCCCATGTGTGAATAAGAATAAAGTAGGTTGCGTAGGTTTTTCGATGGGAGCCTATCGTTCATGGATGCTCGCTGCAATCACCGACTGCATAAAAGCCTCCGCATCCATCTGCTGGATGAACACTACTGAGTATCTGATGACACTAACCAACAATCAGAACAAAGGGGGATCAGCCTATTCCATGTTGATCCCCAACCTACGCCGCTATCTGGACTACCCGCATACGGCAAGCATTGCGTGCCCGAAACCAACTTTATTTTTCAACGGAAGCCAGGACAAGCTATTCCCGGTAGAAGGCGTGAAAGATGCATATAACATCATGCAGACAGTTTGGCAAAGTCAGAAAGCATCCGACCGCCTGGTTACTAAAATATGGGAAGAAAAGCACTTCTTCAACAAGGAAATGCAGAAAGAGACATTGGAATTTTTCGATAAATGGCTGAAATAA
- a CDS encoding dienelactone hydrolase family protein, which yields MVKGLLFGMIGLVVSTTALSQHLPAYELEREMPVFLDQLKKELTYPMAWGNSPVKNFKKWRKQARATVLDAMLAPPPYTTKYETEILAEEQREGYRAKKLCFNLTGYSRVNAYVLIPDGEGPFPAVVLLHDHGGHYTIGKEKMIRPFGVDKAVLDDADAWAANCYGGQYAGDYLAAHGYVVISVDALYWGERGRKEGADGSKYADNAGNFMMLGRSLSAFMNYEDMYTTDYLATLPEVDPKRIACMGFSMGGYRAWMLSALSDKIQVGAAICWMTTTDCQFSWEYGRERGGFANMLPGIRRYLDYPHIASIACPKPMLFLNGEHDKLFPPIGVRAAFAEMHEVWESRSAGDKLVTELWDMPHDCGKKVQAKILDFLNKWL from the coding sequence ATGGTAAAAGGATTGCTATTTGGTATGATAGGGCTGGTTGTTTCGACGACCGCCCTTTCTCAACATTTACCTGCCTATGAATTAGAACGGGAAATGCCGGTCTTTTTAGATCAATTGAAAAAGGAGTTGACATATCCTATGGCTTGGGGGAATAGTCCGGTGAAGAATTTTAAGAAATGGCGTAAGCAGGCACGTGCTACAGTGCTGGATGCTATGCTTGCCCCGCCACCTTATACTACCAAGTATGAAACTGAAATATTGGCAGAAGAACAGCGTGAAGGATATCGGGCGAAGAAATTGTGTTTCAATCTGACTGGGTATTCTCGTGTGAATGCTTATGTATTGATACCTGATGGTGAAGGTCCTTTTCCGGCTGTGGTACTTCTGCACGACCATGGTGGGCATTACACAATTGGTAAAGAGAAAATGATTCGACCTTTTGGAGTAGATAAAGCTGTGCTGGATGATGCAGACGCTTGGGCAGCAAACTGTTATGGTGGGCAATATGCCGGTGATTATTTGGCTGCCCATGGTTATGTGGTTATTTCTGTTGATGCTCTTTATTGGGGTGAACGCGGGCGTAAAGAAGGGGCTGATGGTAGTAAGTATGCCGATAATGCGGGGAATTTTATGATGTTAGGACGTAGTTTGAGTGCGTTTATGAATTATGAAGATATGTATACTACAGACTATCTCGCTACCCTGCCTGAGGTAGACCCCAAGCGTATTGCCTGTATGGGATTCTCTATGGGAGGATATCGTGCCTGGATGCTTTCGGCTCTATCAGATAAAATACAGGTTGGAGCTGCAATCTGTTGGATGACCACCACTGATTGCCAGTTTTCATGGGAATATGGTCGCGAGCGAGGAGGCTTTGCTAATATGTTGCCTGGTATTCGTCGTTATTTGGATTATCCGCATATTGCTTCTATTGCTTGCCCTAAGCCTATGCTTTTTTTGAATGGAGAACATGATAAACTGTTCCCTCCGATAGGAGTCAGAGCTGCCTTTGCGGAGATGCATGAAGTGTGGGAGAGTCGTTCGGCAGGAGATAAATTAGTAACAGAATTATGGGATATGCCGCATGACTGCGGTAAGAAGGTACAGGCAAAGATTTTGGACTTCTTAAATAAGTGGTTATAA
- a CDS encoding acetylxylan esterase codes for MMKKSLFIWLFALIFPLSFVYAENYPYRSDVLWVTVPNHAGWIYKTGEKATVEVQFYKYGIPQDGVTVSYEIGGDMMPADTSGSVTLKQGKAVIPVGTMREPGFRDCRLTATVDGTSYKHHVKVGFSPEKIQPYTQMPKDFKEFWENNKAEAAKYPLTYTKKLAEEYCTDKVDCYLIKLMLNNRGQCIYGYLFYPKNAVKGSCPVVLCPPGAGIKTIKEPLRHKYYAEEGCIRFEIEIHGLNPEMSAEEFKEISNAFNGRENGYLNNGLENRDNYYMKRVYLGCVRSIDLLTSLPEWDGKNVIVQGGSQGGALALITTGLDSRVTACVANHPALSDMAGYKAGRAGGYPHFFRVEGMDTPDKLKTMAYYDVVNFARMIKVPTYITWGYNDDTCPPTTSYAVYNVLDCPKEALITPINEHWTSDATEYGQLKWILRHLL; via the coding sequence ATGATGAAAAAGAGTTTGTTTATATGGCTGTTCGCCCTGATCTTTCCGCTGTCATTTGTATATGCGGAAAACTACCCGTACCGGAGTGATGTACTTTGGGTGACCGTGCCCAATCATGCTGGCTGGATTTATAAGACCGGAGAGAAAGCTACGGTTGAGGTGCAATTCTATAAATACGGCATTCCGCAGGATGGCGTAACCGTTTCTTATGAAATAGGTGGTGACATGATGCCGGCGGATACTTCCGGTTCCGTTACTTTGAAGCAAGGAAAGGCGGTAATACCTGTGGGGACAATGAGAGAACCCGGTTTCCGTGATTGCCGTCTGACAGCGACTGTGGATGGAACAAGCTATAAACATCATGTGAAGGTAGGCTTTTCACCGGAAAAGATTCAACCTTACACACAGATGCCGAAAGATTTTAAAGAATTCTGGGAAAATAATAAAGCGGAAGCTGCCAAATATCCGTTGACTTATACTAAAAAGCTTGCAGAGGAGTATTGTACGGATAAGGTTGATTGTTATCTCATTAAATTAATGCTGAATAACCGTGGACAGTGCATTTATGGTTATCTTTTCTATCCTAAGAATGCAGTGAAAGGTTCTTGTCCGGTTGTACTTTGCCCTCCGGGAGCTGGAATTAAAACTATTAAGGAGCCTCTGCGCCATAAATATTATGCCGAAGAAGGATGTATCCGTTTCGAAATCGAGATACATGGCCTGAATCCGGAGATGAGTGCGGAAGAATTTAAGGAAATCAGCAATGCGTTTAATGGCAGAGAGAACGGTTATTTAAATAACGGGTTGGAGAACCGCGATAATTATTATATGAAACGTGTCTATCTGGGTTGTGTACGCAGCATCGATCTCCTGACTTCTCTGCCCGAATGGGATGGTAAAAATGTAATTGTCCAGGGCGGCAGCCAGGGAGGAGCTTTGGCACTGATTACTACCGGACTGGATAGCCGTGTAACAGCTTGCGTAGCCAATCATCCGGCATTGAGTGATATGGCAGGCTACAAGGCAGGACGTGCAGGCGGCTATCCTCATTTTTTCAGAGTAGAGGGTATGGATACTCCGGATAAGCTGAAAACGATGGCATATTATGATGTTGTGAACTTCGCCCGTATGATTAAAGTTCCTACTTATATCACTTGGGGATATAATGATGATACCTGTCCGCCTACTACCAGTTATGCTGTTTATAATGTGTTGGATTGCCCCAAGGAAGCACTGATAACTCCGATTAATGAGCACTGGACTTCTGATGCGACGGAATACGGACAGTTGAAGTGGATATTGAGACATTTGTTATAA
- a CDS encoding pectinesterase family protein: MKHKLTLLLGLFFLLSAFKADKPVITIFMIGDSTMANKSLTGENPERGWGQMLPGYLSEEIRVDNHAVNGRSSKSFIDEGRWEKVISQVKKGDYVFIQFGHNDEKSDPKRHTVPGSTFDENLKRFVNETRAKGGIPVLFNSIVRRNFGTADGNAVAQAICQDDIQKGVNPDAKREASEQPAVAEGDKLIDTHGAYLDSPRNVAKELGVAFVDMNKITHDLVEGMGPVDSKKLFMWVPANQVAAIPKGREDNTHLNVHGGRIVAGLAMDAIAKEVPELAKYVRHYDFVVAQDGSGDFFTVQEAIDAVPDFRKNIRTTILVRKGVYKEKIVVPESKINISLIGQEGAILSYDDYAQKKNCFGGEKGTSGSSSCYIYAPDFYAENITFENSSGPVGQAVACFVSADRAFFKNCRFLGFQDTLYTYGKGCRQYYEDCYIEGTVDFIFGWSTAVFNRCHIHSKGGGYVTAPSTDQGQKYGYVFYDCRLTAAEGVQDVYLSRPWRSYAQAVFIRCNLGKHIAPAGWNNWGKKEAEKTAFYAEYESTGEGANPKARVPFSHQLKNLKGYEIDSILTGEDGWNPVKNGNELLSIKR, translated from the coding sequence ATGAAACATAAGTTGACATTATTACTGGGGTTGTTTTTTTTGCTTTCTGCTTTCAAGGCTGACAAACCAGTGATTACGATTTTTATGATCGGAGACTCCACTATGGCTAATAAGTCATTGACGGGTGAAAACCCGGAACGGGGGTGGGGGCAAATGTTGCCCGGTTATCTCTCCGAGGAAATACGTGTGGATAATCATGCCGTGAACGGACGGAGTTCCAAGAGCTTTATTGATGAAGGGCGTTGGGAGAAGGTAATCTCACAAGTGAAGAAAGGTGATTATGTATTTATCCAATTCGGACACAATGATGAGAAATCCGACCCAAAGCGGCATACAGTCCCGGGAAGTACTTTTGATGAAAATCTGAAACGTTTTGTAAATGAAACACGTGCTAAGGGAGGCATCCCTGTTTTGTTTAACTCCATTGTGCGCCGGAACTTCGGCACAGCAGACGGGAATGCAGTTGCTCAGGCTATCTGTCAGGATGATATTCAGAAAGGCGTGAATCCGGATGCAAAGCGGGAAGCTTCGGAACAGCCGGCTGTTGCTGAAGGTGACAAGCTGATTGATACGCATGGAGCCTATCTGGACTCTCCTCGAAATGTAGCGAAAGAACTGGGTGTTGCATTTGTGGATATGAATAAGATTACGCACGACCTGGTAGAAGGTATGGGACCAGTAGACTCTAAAAAGCTGTTCATGTGGGTACCTGCCAATCAGGTTGCCGCTATACCTAAAGGACGCGAAGATAATACCCACTTGAATGTACACGGTGGCCGCATTGTAGCCGGTCTGGCTATGGATGCCATTGCTAAAGAAGTACCGGAATTGGCTAAGTATGTCCGTCATTATGATTTCGTAGTGGCACAGGATGGTAGCGGAGACTTTTTCACTGTACAGGAAGCCATTGATGCTGTTCCTGATTTCCGCAAGAATATCCGTACTACGATATTGGTGCGTAAAGGTGTGTATAAAGAGAAAATTGTAGTACCCGAAAGCAAAATTAACATTTCCTTGATAGGTCAGGAGGGTGCTATACTTTCGTATGATGATTATGCGCAGAAGAAGAATTGCTTTGGTGGAGAAAAAGGAACTTCCGGTTCTTCTTCCTGCTATATTTATGCTCCGGACTTTTATGCCGAGAATATTACGTTTGAGAATTCCTCGGGGCCGGTAGGACAGGCTGTAGCCTGTTTTGTAAGTGCTGATCGTGCTTTTTTCAAAAACTGTCGTTTCCTTGGTTTCCAAGATACGCTCTATACCTATGGAAAAGGTTGTCGCCAGTACTATGAAGATTGCTATATAGAAGGTACGGTCGATTTTATCTTTGGCTGGTCTACGGCTGTATTCAATCGTTGTCACATTCATAGTAAAGGTGGGGGCTATGTGACAGCACCTTCTACGGATCAAGGGCAGAAATATGGTTATGTATTTTATGATTGCCGACTGACGGCTGCTGAGGGTGTACAGGATGTTTATTTGTCGCGTCCCTGGCGTTCGTATGCGCAGGCTGTATTTATTCGTTGCAATTTAGGCAAGCATATTGCTCCTGCCGGTTGGAATAACTGGGGTAAAAAGGAAGCGGAAAAGACCGCATTCTATGCAGAATATGAAAGTACGGGTGAAGGTGCCAATCCAAAAGCACGTGTACCTTTCTCACATCAACTGAAGAATCTTAAAGGTTATGAAATAGATTCCATACTTACTGGAGAGGATGGTTGGAATCCGGTAAAAAATGGGAATGAATTATTAAGCATAAAGCGCTGA
- a CDS encoding cupin domain-containing protein produces the protein MEKTRSNTFILEKEIVWEPAGEGVVRQIMGYDGQVMLVKVKFEQGAVGTPHTHYHTQTTYVASGKFEFTVNGEKQIVETGDGVYIEPNAVHGCVCLEAGILIDCFSPMRADFLKC, from the coding sequence ATGGAAAAGACAAGAAGTAACACCTTCATTCTTGAAAAAGAAATAGTATGGGAACCTGCAGGTGAAGGAGTGGTACGCCAAATCATGGGTTACGATGGACAAGTGATGCTTGTAAAAGTGAAATTCGAGCAAGGAGCTGTCGGTACACCACATACTCACTATCATACACAAACCACTTATGTGGCAAGCGGTAAATTTGAATTTACCGTAAATGGTGAAAAACAAATTGTAGAAACCGGAGACGGTGTTTACATCGAACCGAATGCAGTACATGGCTGTGTATGCCTTGAAGCTGGTATCCTGATAGACTGTTTCAGCCCCATGAGAGCAGATTTTCTAAAGTGCTAA
- a CDS encoding pectinesterase family protein has translation MKRLAYYLCGIVLLLVGIIPLSAQTQWKDTIVVSRDGSGDYRTLTEAMEGIRAFMDYKVTVLVKNGTYKEKVVIPSWLQNVEFIGESVENTIITYDDHANINKMGTFRTYTVKVEGNSITFKNLTIENNAARLGQAVALHTEGDKLVFINCRILGNQDTIYTGAAGTRLYFADCYIDGTTDFIFGPSTALFENCEIRSKTNSYVTAASTPKDIAVGYVFKNCRLTADPGVDKVYLGRPWRPYAATVFINCEMGKHIRPEGWHNWGNVENEKTARYAEYGSTGEGAPAADRVKWAKQLTKKEAAQYDDLSYIYKMCSDWKPAK, from the coding sequence ATGAAACGACTGGCTTATTATTTATGCGGTATAGTTCTTCTCTTGGTGGGGATCATCCCATTGTCGGCACAGACGCAATGGAAGGATACGATTGTTGTATCCCGCGATGGTTCGGGAGACTATCGTACTTTGACAGAAGCTATGGAAGGTATCCGGGCTTTTATGGATTATAAAGTGACGGTACTGGTAAAGAATGGTACTTATAAAGAAAAAGTGGTTATCCCTTCCTGGTTGCAGAATGTAGAATTCATTGGTGAAAGCGTGGAAAACACGATTATCACGTATGATGATCACGCTAATATTAATAAAATGGGTACTTTTCGCACCTACACAGTGAAAGTGGAGGGGAATAGCATAACTTTCAAGAACCTGACTATAGAAAATAATGCTGCCAGACTGGGACAAGCTGTGGCACTCCATACGGAAGGTGATAAACTGGTATTCATAAACTGCCGTATTTTGGGTAATCAGGATACTATTTATACAGGTGCTGCTGGTACACGACTCTATTTTGCAGATTGCTATATTGATGGCACTACTGATTTTATATTTGGTCCTTCTACCGCATTGTTTGAGAATTGCGAGATACGGAGTAAAACCAATTCATACGTAACGGCAGCTTCTACACCCAAAGATATTGCGGTGGGATATGTTTTCAAGAACTGCCGGCTGACTGCCGATCCCGGTGTGGATAAGGTATATCTGGGACGTCCCTGGCGTCCGTATGCCGCTACCGTATTTATCAATTGCGAAATGGGCAAACATATCCGTCCCGAAGGTTGGCATAACTGGGGAAATGTAGAAAATGAGAAGACCGCCCGTTATGCTGAATATGGAAGTACGGGAGAAGGTGCTCCGGCAGCCGATCGTGTGAAGTGGGCGAAACAATTGACGAAAAAGGAAGCTGCACAATATGATGATTTGAGTTACATCTATAAAATGTGTAGTGATTGGAAACCTGCAAAATAA
- a CDS encoding glycoside hydrolase family 88/105 protein, translating into MMNNLLCKTFVMGALICSTQLSAQKVSDKQPWSVRMVESEMIRCPESWQLDFQPKLKWDYCHGLELQAMLDVYDTYGDKKIFDYALAYADTMIHNDGSIETYKLHEYNIDRLNSGKFLFRIYEQTKDEKYKKAIDLLRSQLNTHPRNEDGGFWHKKVYPNQMWLDGIYMGAPFYAEYAFRNNRVQDYQDIVNQFITVARHTYDPKNGLYRHACDVSRKERWADPVTGQSQHSWGRAMGWYAMAFVDALDFIPKHEAGRDSMLVILNNIAAQVKRIQDPKTGLWYQVLDKSGEKGNYLESSCSTMFVYALFKAVRKGYIDKSYLKVALKGYQGILDNFIEVDKDGVVTITKACAVAGLGGKNYRMGDYTYYINETIRSNDPKAVGPFIMASLEWERLQQVKEIVNQK; encoded by the coding sequence ATGATGAATAATCTACTTTGTAAAACTTTTGTAATGGGAGCGCTAATTTGCTCTACCCAGTTGTCCGCCCAGAAAGTTAGTGATAAGCAACCCTGGTCGGTGCGTATGGTAGAGTCAGAGATGATTCGTTGCCCAGAATCCTGGCAGTTGGATTTCCAACCCAAATTGAAATGGGACTATTGTCATGGACTGGAATTGCAGGCTATGTTGGATGTGTATGATACTTATGGAGATAAAAAGATATTCGACTATGCGTTGGCTTACGCAGACACAATGATACACAATGATGGAAGCATCGAGACTTATAAATTGCATGAATATAACATTGACCGTCTGAACTCTGGTAAATTCCTGTTTCGTATTTATGAACAGACGAAAGATGAGAAATATAAGAAAGCTATAGACCTGTTGCGTAGCCAGCTCAATACCCATCCGCGCAATGAGGATGGAGGTTTCTGGCATAAGAAAGTTTATCCCAATCAGATGTGGCTGGATGGCATTTATATGGGAGCACCTTTCTATGCCGAATATGCTTTTCGTAACAACCGTGTACAGGATTATCAGGATATTGTCAATCAGTTTATTACAGTAGCCCGCCATACTTATGACCCCAAGAACGGTCTTTACCGTCATGCCTGTGACGTCAGTCGCAAGGAACGTTGGGCAGATCCTGTCACCGGACAGTCTCAGCATAGCTGGGGACGTGCTATGGGCTGGTATGCAATGGCATTTGTAGATGCGTTGGATTTTATTCCGAAACATGAAGCTGGTCGTGATTCCATGCTGGTTATCTTGAACAATATTGCTGCACAGGTGAAGCGTATACAGGATCCAAAGACAGGACTGTGGTATCAGGTACTGGATAAAAGCGGTGAGAAGGGAAACTATTTGGAGTCTTCTTGTTCTACTATGTTTGTTTATGCTTTGTTTAAGGCGGTTCGTAAAGGATATATTGATAAGTCATATCTAAAAGTAGCTCTCAAAGGCTACCAGGGCATTCTCGATAACTTCATTGAAGTAGATAAAGATGGTGTGGTAACTATTACGAAAGCTTGTGCAGTTGCCGGATTAGGCGGTAAGAATTACCGTATGGGCGATTACACCTATTATATAAATGAGACAATCCGTAGCAATGATCCCAAAGCAGTAGGTCCATTTATCATGGCAAGTTTGGAATGGGAACGTTTGCAGCAAGTAAAAGAAATCGTTAATCAAAAATAG
- a CDS encoding MFS transporter, producing MSLNQNAVGKMTNYRWTICAMLFFATTVNYLDRQVLSLTWDEFIKPEFHWDESHYGTITSVFSIVYAVCMLFAGRFIDWMGTKKGFLWAIGVWSAGACLHAFCGIVTEHFVGLHSAAELMGATGDVVVTIATISMYCFLAARCVLALGEAGNFPAAIKVTAEYFPKKDRAYATSIFNAGASIGALVAPLTIPLLAKAWGWEMAFIVIGGLGFIWMGFWVFMYSKPSESKHVNKAELEYIEQDKHEEGAAPVVEEKDEKKMKFWQCFSYKQTWAFAFGKFMTDGVWWFFLFWTPSYLNTQFGIKTSEGLGIALIFTLYAITMLSIYGGKLPTIIINRTGLNPYAARMRAMLIFAFFPLVVLLAQPLGTISPWLPVIMIGIGGAAHQSWSANIFSTVSDMFPRAAIASITGIGGMAGGFGSMILQKVAGNLFVYSSGSTIVDGKEVEMTHDLLEQGAQFVRPAMEFMGFSGKPAGYFIIFCVCAVAYLIGWIVMKALVPKYKPIVLE from the coding sequence ATGAGTTTAAATCAAAATGCAGTGGGAAAGATGACCAACTACAGGTGGACCATCTGTGCCATGTTATTTTTTGCGACAACAGTAAACTACCTTGACCGCCAAGTGCTGTCATTGACGTGGGATGAATTTATCAAACCCGAATTCCATTGGGACGAATCACACTATGGAACAATCACTTCTGTTTTCTCTATTGTTTATGCAGTCTGCATGTTGTTTGCAGGTCGCTTCATCGACTGGATGGGAACTAAGAAAGGATTTCTTTGGGCTATCGGTGTATGGTCGGCAGGTGCCTGTCTCCACGCTTTCTGTGGTATCGTAACCGAGCACTTCGTAGGTCTGCACAGTGCAGCCGAATTAATGGGTGCTACCGGTGATGTTGTGGTAACCATTGCTACAATTAGTATGTACTGCTTCCTTGCAGCCCGTTGCGTATTGGCACTCGGTGAGGCCGGTAACTTCCCTGCGGCTATCAAAGTAACTGCCGAGTATTTCCCTAAGAAAGACCGTGCGTATGCTACTTCAATCTTTAATGCCGGTGCTTCTATCGGTGCTTTGGTTGCTCCGTTGACTATTCCTTTGCTGGCTAAAGCATGGGGTTGGGAAATGGCTTTCATTGTAATTGGTGGTCTCGGCTTTATCTGGATGGGCTTCTGGGTATTCATGTACTCTAAACCTTCAGAAAGCAAACACGTAAACAAAGCCGAACTGGAATATATCGAACAGGACAAGCATGAAGAAGGTGCTGCTCCGGTAGTAGAAGAAAAAGACGAAAAGAAGATGAAATTCTGGCAATGCTTCAGCTATAAACAAACCTGGGCATTCGCTTTCGGTAAATTTATGACTGACGGTGTATGGTGGTTCTTCCTGTTCTGGACTCCTTCCTATCTGAATACTCAATTTGGCATCAAAACTTCCGAGGGATTGGGTATTGCACTGATCTTTACCCTATATGCCATTACGATGCTTTCAATCTATGGTGGTAAATTACCTACTATCATCATCAACAGAACCGGTTTGAACCCATATGCAGCACGTATGCGTGCTATGTTGATTTTCGCATTCTTCCCGCTGGTAGTACTGTTGGCACAACCTCTGGGCACTATCTCTCCATGGTTGCCGGTTATCATGATCGGTATCGGTGGTGCAGCTCACCAATCCTGGTCTGCTAATATCTTCTCTACTGTAAGTGATATGTTCCCAAGAGCAGCTATTGCAAGTATCACGGGTATTGGTGGTATGGCCGGTGGTTTCGGTTCAATGATTCTGCAGAAAGTAGCAGGTAATCTCTTCGTATATTCATCAGGAAGTACAATAGTAGATGGAAAAGAAGTAGAAATGACTCATGATTTGCTGGAACAAGGTGCACAGTTTGTACGTCCTGCCATGGAATTTATGGGCTTCTCCGGTAAACCTGCAGGATACTTCATTATTTTCTGTGTATGTGCGGTGGCTTACCTAATCGGTTGGATTGTAATGAAGGCTTTGGTACCTAAATACAAACCTATCGTACTGGAATAA